From the genome of Paraburkholderia flava, one region includes:
- a CDS encoding carbohydrate ABC transporter permease, whose product MSTSVAALPSARRRRSSSARARNRAAFLFLLPGCALFALCVIYPIVSSISLSFYHWDGMTPKSFVGFANYVELFQSDTFYVALKNNLIWLVLFLLAPPLGLAFALYLNQQVKGMRIVKSLFFAPFVLSGVVVGLVFSWFYDPAFGLLKLFVGHGIPVLGDPHTATFGIVFAALWPQTPYCMVLYLTGLTAMNPEVVEAARMEGAKGWRLLWHVILPQLRPATFMAVVLTVIGALRSFDLIAVMSGGGPFDSSTVLAYYMYDQAIKYYREGYSASIAVVLFAIMLVYIVFHLRRMLREERRS is encoded by the coding sequence ATGTCCACGTCCGTCGCAGCGCTGCCTTCGGCACGCAGACGCCGATCGTCTTCCGCCCGCGCACGCAACCGCGCCGCGTTCCTGTTCCTGTTGCCCGGCTGCGCGCTGTTTGCGCTCTGCGTGATCTATCCGATCGTCAGCAGCATTTCGCTCAGCTTCTACCACTGGGACGGCATGACGCCGAAGAGCTTCGTCGGCTTCGCCAACTACGTCGAGCTGTTCCAGTCGGACACGTTCTACGTCGCGCTGAAGAACAACCTGATCTGGCTCGTGCTGTTCCTGCTCGCGCCACCGCTCGGCCTCGCGTTCGCGCTGTACCTGAACCAGCAGGTCAAGGGCATGCGCATCGTGAAGTCGCTGTTCTTCGCACCGTTCGTGCTGTCGGGCGTGGTGGTCGGGCTCGTGTTCAGCTGGTTCTACGATCCGGCATTCGGTCTGCTGAAGCTGTTCGTCGGCCACGGCATTCCGGTGCTCGGCGACCCGCACACCGCCACCTTCGGCATCGTGTTCGCGGCGCTCTGGCCGCAGACGCCGTACTGCATGGTGCTGTACCTGACCGGGCTCACCGCGATGAACCCCGAAGTGGTGGAAGCCGCGCGGATGGAAGGCGCGAAAGGCTGGCGGCTGCTGTGGCACGTGATCCTGCCGCAACTGCGCCCCGCCACGTTCATGGCGGTCGTGCTGACCGTGATCGGCGCGCTGCGCAGCTTCGACCTGATCGCCGTGATGAGCGGCGGTGGTCCGTTCGACAGCTCGACCGTGCTCGCCTATTACATGTACGACCAGGCGATCAAGTACTACCGCGAAGGCTACTCGGCGTCGATCGCCGTGGTGCTGTTCGCGATCATGCTTGTCTACATCGTGTTTCATCTGCGCCGGATGCTGCGCGAAGAACGCCGGAGCTAA
- a CDS encoding LacI family DNA-binding transcriptional regulator, with amino-acid sequence MVTLTDVARRAKVTAATVSNVLRNPEKVRPETADRVKRVIRELGYRPNLNARALAEGRSSTLALMLSSIANPFYPEFVLAAERAARRAGYFLMVCNTDDVAETGRAYLTQIAGTLAEGVLVLNTDLAINELCESAAVGAPIVLSLWEHPERLPALPCVAVDFAHAGALAAGHLLELGHRDIGMLVGDGCGGLQDARATGFREVMRGAGIEPDDAAVLEIPDTIDAGFDACLELMARAPHLSALFATNDLLAIGALQALATLGRKVPDDVSVIGITDIQLAHQVRPSLTTVAINTDAIAQASIDLLIRLIESPQSRSEPIALTAPKPVLVRRQSTTERR; translated from the coding sequence ATGGTCACGCTGACCGATGTCGCGCGCCGCGCGAAGGTGACGGCCGCCACCGTCTCGAACGTGTTGCGCAATCCGGAGAAGGTGCGGCCCGAAACTGCGGATCGAGTAAAGCGCGTGATCCGTGAACTGGGCTACCGGCCGAACCTCAATGCGCGTGCGCTCGCGGAAGGGCGTTCATCCACGCTCGCGCTGATGCTCTCCAGCATCGCCAATCCGTTCTATCCGGAGTTCGTACTCGCGGCCGAGCGGGCTGCCCGCCGCGCGGGTTACTTCCTGATGGTCTGCAACACCGACGACGTCGCCGAAACGGGCCGCGCCTATCTGACGCAGATTGCCGGCACGCTGGCTGAAGGCGTGCTGGTGCTGAACACCGATCTCGCGATTAACGAGCTATGCGAATCGGCGGCGGTGGGTGCGCCGATCGTGCTGAGCTTGTGGGAACACCCGGAGCGGCTGCCGGCGTTGCCATGCGTCGCGGTCGACTTCGCGCACGCGGGTGCGCTCGCGGCCGGGCATCTGCTGGAGCTTGGGCATCGCGACATCGGCATGCTGGTCGGCGACGGTTGCGGGGGACTGCAGGACGCACGCGCGACGGGTTTTCGCGAGGTCATGCGAGGGGCGGGCATCGAGCCCGACGATGCCGCCGTGCTGGAGATTCCGGACACGATCGATGCGGGCTTCGATGCCTGCCTCGAATTGATGGCGCGCGCGCCGCATCTGAGCGCGCTGTTCGCCACCAACGACCTGCTCGCGATCGGCGCATTGCAGGCGCTCGCGACGCTCGGACGCAAGGTGCCGGACGACGTCTCCGTGATCGGCATCACGGACATCCAGCTCGCCCATCAGGTACGGCCGTCGCTCACGACCGTCGCAATCAACACGGACGCGATCGCGCAGGCCTCGATCGATCTGCTGATCCGTCTGATCGAGTCGCCGCAGTCGCGATCCGAGCCGATCGCGCTCACGGCGCCGAAGCCGGTACTCGTGCGCCGCCAGTCGACGACCGAGCGACGGTAG
- a CDS encoding beta-galactosidase has translation MHFGVCYYPEQWPETMWADDARRMAELGITHVRIGEFAWSRMEPRAGVFEWSWLDRAVDTLAHAGLKIVLGTPTASPPKWLIDAAPDMLPVRADGTRLNFGSRRHYDISSERYRAECRRIVEAMAQRYGAHPSIVAWQTDNELGCHDTVPNYSDAARRRFHAWLAQRYGTIDALNQRWGTVFWSMEYASFDRIELPTLTPTDANPIHLLDFRRFMSDEVASFHREQVDVLRQHAPHADMLHNFMGFFTAFDHYRFVEGNSVDVAAWDNYPIARTEVIDLSEDDKARYARTGHPDVSAFDHDRYRGIGRGRFWVMEQGAGPVNWAPWNPVPAQGMVRLWAFEAFAHGAELMSYFRWRQAPFAQEQMHSGLNLPDSTLSPGGLEVARAAREIAQSDALGALMSSGPAPQAQVALVFDYETQWMFEIQRHGKGFDYQTLAFEYYRTLREMALDVDIVSAHDDLSGYRLVVVPSVAVLPDHWPHTIAHSTAQWVIGPRSGSKTEDFAIPPQLPPGALQNVLPVKVLEVESLRPTLKPATTLDDVDGIALHWREHLHAGDGAEVLARFDDDWPAVVARGNLRYAGAWFDAGLHRALLEGAARDAGLAVASLPEGLRLRRRGPVTFAFNFGARAVDVPAPLHARFVLGERSLKTADVCAWIDA, from the coding sequence ATGCACTTTGGCGTTTGCTACTACCCCGAACAATGGCCCGAGACGATGTGGGCAGACGACGCCCGCCGGATGGCCGAGCTCGGCATCACGCACGTGCGGATCGGCGAATTCGCGTGGAGCCGGATGGAGCCGCGCGCCGGCGTCTTCGAATGGAGCTGGCTCGATCGGGCAGTCGATACGCTCGCTCACGCGGGCCTGAAAATCGTGCTCGGCACGCCGACGGCATCACCGCCGAAGTGGCTGATCGACGCCGCGCCCGACATGCTGCCGGTCCGCGCGGACGGCACGCGCCTGAACTTCGGCTCGCGCCGCCACTACGACATTTCGAGCGAACGCTATCGGGCCGAATGCCGGCGCATCGTCGAGGCGATGGCGCAGCGCTATGGTGCGCATCCTTCGATCGTCGCGTGGCAGACCGACAACGAGCTGGGTTGTCACGATACCGTGCCGAATTATTCGGATGCGGCACGCCGACGCTTCCACGCATGGCTCGCACAACGCTACGGCACGATCGACGCGCTGAACCAGCGCTGGGGCACGGTGTTCTGGAGCATGGAATACGCGTCGTTCGACCGCATCGAACTGCCGACCCTCACGCCCACCGACGCGAACCCGATCCACCTGCTCGATTTCCGCCGCTTCATGTCCGACGAAGTCGCGAGCTTCCATCGCGAGCAGGTCGACGTGCTGCGGCAGCACGCGCCGCATGCGGACATGCTGCACAACTTCATGGGTTTCTTCACCGCGTTCGATCACTACCGCTTCGTCGAAGGCAACAGCGTCGACGTCGCCGCGTGGGATAACTATCCGATCGCGCGCACGGAAGTGATCGACCTCAGCGAAGACGACAAGGCACGCTACGCGCGCACAGGACATCCCGATGTCTCCGCGTTCGATCACGACCGCTACCGCGGCATCGGCCGCGGCCGTTTCTGGGTGATGGAACAGGGCGCGGGTCCAGTCAACTGGGCACCGTGGAATCCGGTACCCGCGCAAGGCATGGTGCGCCTGTGGGCATTCGAGGCCTTCGCGCACGGCGCGGAACTGATGTCGTATTTCCGCTGGCGGCAGGCGCCGTTTGCGCAGGAGCAGATGCATTCGGGGTTGAACCTGCCCGACAGCACGCTCTCGCCCGGCGGTCTCGAAGTGGCGCGCGCCGCCCGCGAGATCGCACAAAGCGACGCGCTCGGCGCGCTGATGTCGAGCGGCCCTGCCCCGCAGGCGCAGGTCGCGCTGGTGTTCGATTACGAGACGCAGTGGATGTTCGAGATCCAGCGTCACGGGAAAGGCTTCGACTATCAGACGCTCGCGTTCGAGTACTACCGGACGCTGCGCGAGATGGCGCTCGACGTCGATATCGTGTCGGCGCACGATGACCTCAGCGGCTACCGGCTCGTCGTGGTGCCGAGCGTTGCCGTGCTGCCGGACCACTGGCCGCACACGATCGCGCACTCGACTGCTCAATGGGTGATCGGGCCGCGCAGCGGCTCGAAGACCGAGGACTTCGCGATCCCGCCGCAACTGCCGCCCGGCGCGCTGCAGAACGTGCTGCCGGTGAAGGTGCTTGAAGTCGAATCGCTGCGCCCCACGCTCAAGCCGGCGACCACGCTGGACGACGTCGATGGTATCGCGCTGCACTGGCGCGAGCATCTGCATGCAGGCGACGGCGCCGAGGTACTCGCGCGCTTCGACGACGACTGGCCGGCCGTGGTCGCGCGCGGCAATCTGCGCTATGCGGGCGCGTGGTTCGATGCCGGCCTGCATCGCGCATTGCTGGAAGGCGCCGCGCGCGACGCCGGCCTTGCGGTCGCATCGCTGCCGGAAGGACTGCGGCTGCGCCGCCGTGGCCCCGTGACGTTCGCGTTCAACTTCGGCGCGCGCGCCGTCGATGTGCCCGCGCCTTTGCATGCCCGCTTCGTACTGGGCGAGCGCTCGCTGAAGACGGCCGACGTATGCGCGTGGATCGACGCATGA
- a CDS encoding LysR family transcriptional regulator, translating into MKPTLRQIEYLVAVAETGQVMKAAERCNASQSSLTIALKNLEAIVGTPLFTRHAKGLRLTDAGERFLQHAQRALNATDDALHEARTLPDEASGKIRLAVTETISAYLLPSVASTLSRRFPNLDLTLIEGERRMLEKKLLKGELDLALLLVSNLMADGLVSHTLLRSTRRLWVSPGHPLLDKPSITLDDVRGQRFLLLDMDEHVQTVKRYWGAAGLAPVVHFRTSSIESIRSLVAQGYGVSILSDLVYRPWSLDGRRILRRDLGTGVPSMDVGLVWAEKAPPTGIVESVVGALRSLVREFNDRGQIGIE; encoded by the coding sequence ATGAAGCCTACCCTGCGTCAGATCGAGTATCTCGTCGCGGTCGCCGAGACCGGACAGGTCATGAAGGCCGCCGAGCGATGCAATGCATCGCAGTCGTCGCTGACCATTGCGCTGAAAAATCTGGAAGCGATTGTCGGCACGCCGCTGTTCACGCGGCATGCGAAGGGATTGCGGCTGACCGATGCAGGCGAACGTTTTCTGCAGCACGCGCAGCGCGCACTGAACGCGACCGACGATGCCCTGCACGAAGCGCGCACGTTACCGGACGAGGCCAGCGGCAAGATCCGCCTCGCGGTGACCGAAACGATCTCGGCCTATCTGCTGCCGTCGGTCGCCAGCACACTGTCGAGACGCTTTCCGAACCTCGACCTGACGCTGATCGAAGGCGAGCGGCGTATGCTCGAAAAGAAGCTGCTGAAAGGCGAACTGGATCTGGCGCTGCTGCTCGTCTCGAACCTGATGGCAGACGGACTGGTGTCGCACACGTTGCTGCGCTCGACGCGCAGGCTATGGGTCAGTCCCGGTCATCCGCTGCTCGACAAGCCGTCGATCACACTCGACGACGTGCGCGGCCAGCGCTTCCTGCTGCTCGACATGGACGAGCACGTGCAAACCGTGAAGCGCTACTGGGGTGCTGCGGGGCTCGCGCCCGTCGTTCACTTTCGCACCAGTTCGATCGAATCGATTCGCAGCCTGGTCGCGCAGGGGTACGGCGTATCGATCCTCTCGGACCTGGTGTATAGGCCTTGGTCGCTCGATGGCCGGCGCATCCTGCGCCGCGATCTGGGTACCGGGGTGCCGTCGATGGACGTGGGGCTGGTGTGGGCCGAAAAGGCACCGCCGACCGGCATCGTCGAAAGCGTGGTCGGTGCGCTGCGTTCTCTTGTTCGCGAGTTCAACGATCGTGGGCAGATCGGTATCGAATGA
- a CDS encoding beta-galactosidase, whose amino-acid sequence MTLPTNDRAPSTVLRVDARRHADAPLPGMLTMGTNVTPDGREIGINHRYLTRDGKPWLPVMGECHYVRVPDTQWDDALAGIKAAGVDIVSSYVFWCFHEARAGEFDWSGRRNLRRFVDACTRHGLLAFVRIGPWVHAEARYGGLPGWIVDQMPSRCDDPVYLDYVRRFYQEIAAQLDGLLWKDGGPVIGVQIENEYNLTGPQQGAQHIATLNRLARDAGLDVPIYTVTGWDNAVFPHDEVTPVFGGYPDLPWSASSEAAPPNEVYGFRFTSRVGGDLGAQTHNTGPGDVDAVAAQTPFLGAEYGGGVPTMYRRRPVLDPDDVAAMLPVQLGSGVNLYGYYMLYGGRNPPGERNGHESTATGGYNDLPAVHYDFQAPFGANGEPHAVLGKLRPFHLFLQEWGSLLATCAVHAPAQLSNAADDLDTPRFSVRADGKRGFLFFNSHVRQHAMAAQRGVRFEIELATRTICVPAQPVDLPSGAYFIWPLGLALEDIALRYATAQPVTRLATTDGATYVFAATDGIAPEFAIEASTVAGLRDATTGDPLATNALDGALILRPDPGKSIVLTSAGGQRVTLIVLTPRDIVRMTVLPFDGQRRLLLTDAHAFERDGKLVLRSIGAPSFELSVYPPLSSSPDASHAIDDVASHDLFQRFRVCAPTVACDVRVEPIRDARPMPAIAIGGPANAALEPPLEAFGNAAAWRIELPQTALDAPGLSNAYLSIRYAGDIGRLFSGTTLIDDHFYTGLPWQIGIRNVAIDPAQPLTLTVLPLRADAPIYLDCRYDPRSDTRETHETHEQIARVESVTWVPEYETTLSPG is encoded by the coding sequence ATGACGCTGCCCACGAACGATCGCGCGCCGTCGACGGTCCTGCGCGTCGACGCCCGCCGCCACGCAGACGCACCGCTGCCCGGCATGCTGACGATGGGCACGAACGTGACGCCCGACGGTCGCGAGATCGGCATCAACCACCGCTACCTGACGCGCGACGGCAAGCCCTGGCTGCCCGTGATGGGCGAATGTCACTATGTCCGTGTGCCGGACACACAGTGGGACGATGCGCTCGCCGGCATCAAGGCGGCCGGCGTCGATATCGTTTCGTCCTACGTGTTCTGGTGTTTTCATGAAGCACGCGCCGGCGAGTTCGACTGGAGCGGACGACGCAACCTGCGACGCTTCGTCGACGCATGCACGCGACACGGCCTGCTCGCTTTCGTGCGGATCGGTCCGTGGGTGCATGCCGAGGCTCGCTACGGCGGCCTGCCCGGCTGGATCGTCGACCAGATGCCGTCACGCTGCGACGACCCTGTCTACCTCGATTACGTGCGGCGCTTCTATCAGGAAATCGCGGCACAGCTCGACGGCCTGCTATGGAAGGACGGCGGTCCGGTCATCGGCGTGCAGATCGAGAACGAATACAACCTGACCGGCCCGCAGCAGGGTGCGCAACACATCGCGACGCTCAATCGGCTCGCGCGCGATGCCGGCCTGGATGTGCCGATCTATACGGTCACCGGCTGGGACAACGCCGTATTTCCGCACGACGAAGTCACGCCGGTATTCGGTGGCTATCCGGATCTGCCGTGGAGCGCATCGAGCGAAGCGGCGCCGCCCAACGAAGTCTATGGCTTTCGCTTCACGAGCCGGGTAGGCGGCGATCTCGGCGCGCAAACCCACAACACCGGGCCAGGCGATGTCGACGCGGTTGCCGCCCAGACGCCCTTTCTCGGCGCCGAATACGGCGGCGGCGTGCCCACCATGTATCGCCGTCGCCCGGTGCTCGATCCCGACGACGTCGCAGCGATGCTGCCGGTCCAGCTCGGCTCCGGCGTCAATCTGTACGGCTACTACATGCTGTACGGCGGGCGCAATCCGCCGGGTGAACGCAACGGCCACGAGTCGACCGCAACCGGCGGCTACAACGATCTGCCGGCCGTTCACTACGACTTCCAGGCACCGTTCGGCGCGAACGGCGAGCCTCATGCAGTGCTGGGCAAGCTGCGACCGTTCCACCTGTTCCTGCAGGAATGGGGCAGCCTGCTCGCGACCTGCGCGGTTCACGCGCCCGCGCAACTGTCGAACGCCGCCGACGATCTCGACACGCCCCGCTTCTCCGTGCGTGCCGACGGCAAGCGCGGCTTTCTGTTTTTCAACAGTCACGTGCGGCAGCATGCGATGGCCGCGCAACGCGGCGTGCGCTTCGAGATCGAACTCGCGACGCGAACGATCTGCGTGCCCGCGCAGCCGGTCGACCTTCCGTCCGGCGCGTATTTCATCTGGCCGCTGGGCCTCGCGCTCGAGGACATCGCGCTGCGCTATGCGACGGCGCAACCCGTCACGCGGCTCGCGACAACGGACGGTGCGACGTATGTGTTCGCCGCGACCGACGGCATCGCACCCGAGTTCGCCATCGAAGCGTCGACGGTCGCCGGCCTCCGCGATGCGACGACTGGCGATCCGCTCGCGACCAACGCACTGGATGGCGCGCTCATCCTGCGGCCCGATCCCGGCAAGTCAATCGTATTGACCAGTGCGGGCGGCCAGCGCGTCACGCTGATCGTACTCACGCCACGCGACATCGTGCGTATGACGGTGCTGCCGTTCGACGGTCAGCGCAGGCTCCTGCTCACGGATGCGCATGCGTTCGAACGGGATGGCAAGCTCGTGCTGCGCTCGATCGGCGCGCCGTCGTTCGAGCTCAGCGTGTACCCGCCGCTATCTAGCAGTCCCGACGCATCGCACGCCATCGACGACGTAGCGTCCCATGACCTGTTCCAGCGCTTCAGGGTCTGTGCGCCGACCGTCGCCTGCGACGTGCGCGTCGAGCCGATCCGCGACGCCCGGCCGATGCCCGCGATCGCGATCGGCGGTCCCGCGAACGCGGCGCTCGAACCGCCGCTGGAAGCGTTCGGCAACGCAGCGGCATGGCGCATCGAATTGCCGCAAACGGCACTGGATGCGCCCGGCTTGAGCAACGCGTATCTGTCGATCCGCTATGCCGGCGACATCGGTCGGCTGTTCTCGGGCACCACACTGATCGACGATCATTTCTATACGGGCCTCCCGTGGCAGATTGGAATCCGCAACGTCGCGATCGATCCGGCGCAACCGTTGACGCTGACCGTCCTGCCGCTGCGCGCGGATGCGCCGATCTATCTGGACTGCCGCTATGACCCGCGTTCCGATACGCGCGAAACGCACGAAACGCACGAACAGATCGCCCGCGTGGAGAGCGTCACGTGGGTGCCTGAATATGAAACGACGCTGTCGCCTGGCTAG
- a CDS encoding carbohydrate ABC transporter permease, whose protein sequence is MYPLPVERWKPWNRALYKASLPLALFVWLLPMLAVLLTSIRSSSELAEGDYWGWPKHFALLDNYGTALTQTPMLHYFANSVLITVPSVLGAILLASMAGFALATYRFRGNLVVLFAFVAGNFVPVQILMIPVRDMALKVGLYNTVWALIIFHIAFQTGFCTLFLRNFIKQLPFELIEAARVEGANEWTIYARIVLPLIRPALAALGILVFTFVWNDYFWALCLTQGDDAAPITVGVAALKGQWTTAWNLVAAGSVLAALPSVLMFFAMQKHFVAGLTFGASKG, encoded by the coding sequence ATGTACCCCCTTCCCGTCGAACGCTGGAAACCCTGGAACCGCGCGCTCTACAAGGCGTCGCTGCCGCTCGCGCTGTTCGTCTGGCTGCTGCCGATGCTCGCCGTGCTGCTCACGTCGATCCGCTCGTCGAGCGAGCTTGCCGAAGGCGACTACTGGGGCTGGCCCAAACACTTCGCGCTGCTCGACAACTACGGTACGGCACTCACGCAGACGCCGATGCTCCACTACTTCGCGAATAGCGTGCTGATCACCGTGCCGTCGGTGCTCGGTGCGATCCTGCTTGCGTCGATGGCCGGCTTCGCGCTCGCGACTTACCGTTTTCGCGGCAACCTCGTCGTGCTGTTCGCGTTTGTCGCCGGCAACTTCGTGCCGGTGCAGATCCTGATGATTCCGGTGCGCGACATGGCGCTGAAGGTCGGCCTCTACAACACCGTGTGGGCGCTGATCATTTTCCACATTGCGTTTCAGACCGGCTTTTGCACGCTGTTCCTGCGCAACTTCATCAAGCAGTTGCCGTTCGAGCTGATCGAAGCCGCGCGCGTCGAAGGCGCGAACGAATGGACGATCTACGCGCGCATCGTGCTGCCGCTGATCCGGCCGGCGCTTGCCGCGCTCGGCATTCTCGTTTTCACGTTCGTGTGGAACGACTACTTCTGGGCACTGTGCCTCACACAAGGCGACGACGCGGCGCCGATCACGGTCGGCGTGGCCGCGCTGAAGGGCCAGTGGACCACCGCATGGAATCTGGTCGCGGCCGGCTCGGTGCTGGCCGCCCTGCCCTCGGTGCTGATGTTCTTCGCGATGCAGAAGCACTTCGTGGCCGGCCTCACCTTCGGTGCGAGCAAAGGCTGA
- a CDS encoding ABC transporter ATP-binding protein has product MSAISLTRIRKQFGTNPPVIRDLDLDIGAHEFCVFLGPSGCGKSTLLRIVAGLEDQTDGEVRIGGRSMDGVPAAERGVAMVFQSYALFPHMSVYDNMAFGLRLAKTPKQTVDEKVREAARVLQLDALLERLPRELSGGQRQRVAIGRAIVREPGVFLFDEPLSNLDAALRGQTRIEIARLHQRFAQASVVYVTHDQIEAMTLADKIVLLHAGTDTQRFGSVAQIGAPLALYHHPRSRFVASFIGSPRMNFIDGEVDAVADGHVRVRVRGIDAAAPPLQVDVDGGQLTRGQPVTIGIRPEHLCLDGDTQTLTVETLLTEQLGEHSYLHAGYAGGTLIAKAPGNVAVRPGTRLALRIPAHACHLFDENGIALPRSVAMEQEAIAL; this is encoded by the coding sequence ATGTCCGCCATTTCCTTGACGCGTATCCGGAAGCAGTTCGGCACGAACCCACCGGTCATCCGCGATCTCGATCTCGACATCGGCGCGCACGAATTCTGCGTGTTCCTGGGGCCGTCCGGATGCGGCAAATCGACGTTGCTGCGCATCGTCGCGGGACTCGAAGACCAGACAGACGGCGAGGTGCGGATCGGCGGCCGTTCGATGGACGGCGTGCCGGCCGCCGAACGCGGCGTCGCGATGGTGTTCCAGAGCTACGCGCTGTTTCCGCACATGTCCGTGTACGACAACATGGCGTTCGGCCTGAGGCTCGCGAAGACCCCGAAGCAGACAGTCGACGAGAAGGTGCGCGAAGCCGCGCGCGTATTGCAGCTCGACGCGCTGCTCGAACGTCTGCCACGCGAGCTGTCGGGCGGTCAGCGGCAGCGCGTCGCGATCGGCCGCGCGATCGTGCGCGAGCCTGGCGTGTTCCTGTTCGACGAGCCGCTGTCCAATCTCGATGCCGCACTGCGTGGCCAGACACGCATCGAAATCGCGCGGCTGCATCAGCGCTTCGCACAGGCGAGCGTCGTCTACGTGACGCACGACCAGATCGAAGCGATGACGCTCGCCGACAAGATCGTGCTGCTGCACGCAGGCACCGACACGCAGCGCTTCGGCAGCGTCGCGCAGATCGGCGCGCCGCTCGCGCTCTACCACCATCCGCGCTCGCGCTTCGTGGCGAGCTTCATCGGCTCGCCGCGGATGAATTTCATCGACGGTGAAGTCGATGCCGTCGCGGACGGGCATGTGCGCGTGCGGGTGCGAGGCATCGATGCCGCAGCGCCACCGCTGCAGGTCGACGTGGACGGCGGGCAACTCACGCGCGGCCAGCCCGTGACGATCGGGATCCGTCCCGAGCATCTGTGCCTCGACGGCGACACGCAGACGCTCACGGTCGAAACGTTGCTCACCGAGCAGCTCGGCGAGCACAGCTATCTGCATGCGGGCTACGCGGGCGGCACGCTGATCGCGAAGGCGCCGGGCAACGTCGCGGTTCGTCCGGGCACGCGGCTCGCGCTGCGCATTCCGGCGCACGCGTGCCATCTGTTCGACGAGAACGGCATCGCGCTGCCGCGCAGCGTCGCGATGGAGCAAGAGGCAATCGCGCTGTAA
- a CDS encoding ABC transporter substrate-binding protein, protein MIMQQWSRIGRIARLASFNRRSVGAAVALSAALLSGFVADAQAGTLSVNVSARGNQRSTWQDAFDKFQKANPDVTLKVTYVTEEAYKVQMSGWLATDPPDVVSWHDGERMAYYAQRGLLEDLSGDWAKNGWDQQYASVKEASTWQGKQYAAPLGYDAYGFFYRKDLFQKAGIASEPKTWDEFLDACRKLKAAGIPPIAVAARDSWTLAAWFDYLDLRINGNAFHQQLMAGNVAYTDPRVKKVYTTWKVLMDNHDYIDNALSYDLDSIAPFLTTGKAAMMLMGTFFSASIPDSIKPQIGYMRFPVIDPKVPMAEDGPVNVLLIPAKAKNKADARRLLAFMETPAINADLARGWGQLPSNSKAAEPEDPISKIGFQTLASTTGGIAQFYDRDMTKEMADEGMKAMQQFYNDPSQLDSLLVHLEATRKRIYHK, encoded by the coding sequence ATGATCATGCAGCAATGGAGCCGCATCGGCAGGATTGCCCGGCTCGCCTCGTTCAACCGGCGCTCGGTCGGCGCAGCGGTCGCGCTGTCGGCGGCGCTGCTGTCCGGCTTCGTCGCCGACGCGCAGGCGGGGACGCTGAGCGTCAACGTCTCGGCGCGCGGCAACCAGCGCTCGACCTGGCAGGATGCGTTCGACAAATTCCAGAAGGCGAACCCGGACGTCACGCTCAAGGTGACCTACGTCACCGAGGAAGCGTACAAGGTGCAGATGAGCGGCTGGCTCGCGACCGATCCGCCCGACGTCGTGTCGTGGCACGACGGCGAGCGCATGGCCTACTACGCGCAGCGCGGCCTGCTCGAAGACCTGTCGGGCGACTGGGCAAAGAACGGCTGGGACCAGCAGTACGCGTCGGTGAAAGAAGCGTCGACCTGGCAGGGCAAGCAGTACGCCGCGCCGCTCGGTTACGACGCGTACGGTTTCTTCTATCGCAAGGACCTGTTCCAGAAAGCCGGCATCGCGAGCGAGCCGAAGACGTGGGACGAATTCCTCGATGCCTGCAGGAAGCTGAAGGCGGCGGGCATTCCGCCGATCGCCGTCGCCGCGCGCGATAGCTGGACGCTCGCCGCGTGGTTCGACTATCTGGACCTGCGTATCAACGGCAACGCGTTCCATCAGCAGTTGATGGCCGGCAACGTAGCGTACACCGACCCGCGCGTGAAGAAGGTCTACACGACGTGGAAGGTGCTGATGGACAACCACGATTACATCGACAACGCGCTTTCGTACGATCTCGACTCGATCGCACCATTCCTCACCACCGGCAAGGCCGCGATGATGCTGATGGGGACGTTCTTCTCCGCCAGCATCCCGGACAGCATCAAGCCGCAGATCGGCTACATGCGCTTCCCGGTGATCGATCCGAAGGTGCCGATGGCCGAGGACGGTCCGGTCAACGTGCTGCTGATTCCCGCGAAGGCGAAGAACAAGGCAGACGCGCGGCGCCTGCTCGCATTCATGGAGACGCCTGCGATCAACGCGGATCTCGCGCGCGGCTGGGGCCAGTTGCCGTCGAACAGCAAGGCCGCGGAACCGGAAGACCCGATCTCGAAGATCGGCTTCCAGACGCTCGCCAGCACGACGGGCGGCATCGCACAGTTCTACGATCGCGACATGACGAAGGAAATGGCCGACGAAGGCATGAAGGCGATGCAGCAGTTCTACAACGATCCTTCGCAACTCGACTCGCTGCTCGTGCATCTCGAAGCAACCCGCAAGCGCATTTACCACAAGTGA